In a single window of the Streptomyces cinnabarinus genome:
- a CDS encoding enoyl-CoA hydratase-related protein has protein sequence MTNAPTVTASAQGPVQTIRIDRPTHLNSLDLATKSQLLAALQAAADDPDVRAVVLTGTARAFCVGQDLDEARTADGPDAMADAVREHYGPLVRTLLTMPKPVIAAVNGVAAGAGMALALACDFRIAATSATFTTAFAGIGLSCDTGISWTLPRIAGRAAALDLLLHPRLLNAAEALDLGLLHQVTADENLDAKVQRSAAALAAGPTHAFAAIKAAVTFASESTLDAALEHEATQIARTGASDDYRLGLDAFLAKQKPSFTGR, from the coding sequence TTGACGAACGCCCCTACCGTCACCGCCTCCGCACAAGGCCCTGTCCAGACGATCCGCATCGACCGGCCGACCCACCTGAACAGCCTGGACCTCGCCACCAAGTCACAACTGCTGGCAGCCCTTCAGGCCGCGGCCGACGACCCCGACGTCCGCGCCGTGGTCCTCACCGGAACCGCACGAGCCTTCTGCGTCGGCCAGGACCTGGACGAAGCGCGGACCGCGGACGGTCCCGACGCCATGGCCGACGCGGTACGCGAGCACTACGGCCCCCTCGTCCGAACCCTGCTGACCATGCCCAAGCCCGTCATCGCGGCCGTCAACGGCGTCGCCGCGGGCGCGGGCATGGCCCTGGCGCTGGCGTGCGACTTCCGGATCGCCGCCACGTCCGCGACCTTCACCACCGCCTTCGCCGGGATCGGCCTGTCCTGCGACACCGGGATCTCCTGGACCCTGCCCCGCATCGCCGGCCGTGCGGCAGCCCTCGACCTGCTGCTGCACCCCCGCCTCCTCAACGCGGCAGAGGCCCTCGACCTGGGGCTCCTGCACCAGGTCACCGCCGACGAAAACCTTGATGCCAAGGTGCAGCGCAGCGCCGCCGCACTGGCCGCCGGTCCCACTCACGCCTTCGCCGCCATCAAGGCGGCCGTGACCTTCGCGTCCGAATCGACGCTCGACGCCGCGCTGGAACACGAAGCGACGCAGATCGCCCGCACCGGGGCCTCAGACGACTACCGCCTCGGCCTGGACGCCTTCCTCGCCAAGCAGAAGCCGTCGTTCACGGGACGCTGA
- a CDS encoding TetR/AcrR family transcriptional regulator: MGRQRTKPAPTPPTTTRGRRTRDALILAGREVLEQQGWSAFSPEAVAQAAGVSYGTFYTYFESRDDLLHHVVRSVAGEMLASSLASPDVVDDPYAKLVESNRRYLRAWDRASKVLRLVDQGAAADEALRQIVLEIREFYVGRATKGLKRLQDAGLANPDLDTRLTALALGSMVEQVAHARSSMEEPFDEDMIVDHLSRLWASAIGLRGAPDEAWAARADASGGTASADADGN; encoded by the coding sequence ATGGGACGACAGAGGACCAAGCCGGCCCCGACGCCGCCGACCACGACGCGTGGTCGGCGTACCCGTGACGCGCTGATCCTTGCCGGGCGGGAGGTTCTCGAGCAGCAAGGCTGGTCCGCCTTCAGCCCCGAAGCGGTGGCGCAGGCTGCGGGCGTCTCGTACGGGACCTTCTATACGTACTTCGAGTCCCGGGACGACCTCTTGCACCACGTCGTCCGATCCGTTGCCGGTGAGATGCTGGCGTCGAGCCTGGCGTCACCGGACGTGGTGGACGATCCCTACGCGAAGCTCGTGGAGTCGAACCGGCGCTACCTCCGCGCCTGGGACCGGGCCTCGAAGGTGCTGCGGCTGGTGGACCAGGGGGCGGCCGCGGACGAAGCCCTGCGCCAGATCGTCCTTGAGATCCGGGAGTTCTACGTCGGTCGTGCCACGAAGGGCCTGAAGCGACTTCAGGACGCGGGGCTTGCCAATCCGGATCTGGACACGAGGCTGACCGCGCTGGCGCTGGGGTCGATGGTCGAGCAGGTCGCCCACGCCCGTTCCTCGATGGAGGAACCGTTCGACGAGGACATGATCGTCGATCACCTTTCGCGCCTGTGGGCGTCGGCCATCGGGCTGCGGGGCGCGCCCGATGAGGCGTGGGCTGCTCGCGCGGACGCCTCTGGGGGTACGGCGTCCGCTGACGCCGACGGCAACTGA
- a CDS encoding thermonuclease family protein encodes MTMLLIKGSYHLIGSRADGDTVHFKPDKKEEWDLVPGPHKVERNTSGKAKLRLDAIDTLETHYARNGNPEVHQPWLHGRAARDELTNWLGFTAVERTEDETVTAATPPTRPGWILTRGAARDKRCIALVGKGTPPGTSGTQIHVDEAMLRTTFNHHVLAEGLAYPTYYTSLFPDLRNELTAAVRQAKEAVPKKGLWKDDDTLDGATVTGIDSLQDDVVILPKLFRRLVDYLYLGDPDHPDLTGFPAFLDQAADQFWIISTGHPTTGLDVVVEVMDSKVRMTHPPEDLVFVES; translated from the coding sequence ATGACCATGTTGCTGATCAAGGGTTCGTACCATCTCATCGGAAGCCGGGCGGACGGGGACACCGTCCACTTCAAGCCGGACAAGAAGGAGGAGTGGGACCTCGTCCCCGGCCCCCACAAGGTCGAGCGCAACACGTCCGGCAAGGCCAAACTGCGGCTGGACGCCATCGACACGCTGGAAACCCACTACGCGCGCAACGGCAACCCCGAAGTCCACCAGCCGTGGCTCCACGGCCGCGCCGCCAGGGACGAGCTCACGAACTGGCTCGGCTTCACCGCCGTAGAGCGCACGGAGGACGAGACCGTCACCGCGGCCACTCCCCCCACCCGGCCCGGCTGGATCCTCACCCGCGGTGCGGCCCGCGACAAGCGCTGCATCGCCCTGGTCGGCAAGGGCACTCCCCCGGGCACCAGCGGGACGCAGATCCACGTCGACGAGGCGATGCTGCGGACCACGTTCAACCACCACGTGCTCGCCGAGGGCCTGGCCTACCCGACGTACTACACGAGCCTCTTCCCCGACCTGCGCAACGAGTTGACCGCGGCAGTGCGCCAAGCGAAGGAGGCCGTGCCCAAGAAGGGCCTGTGGAAGGACGACGACACGCTGGACGGCGCGACCGTCACCGGCATCGACTCCCTCCAGGACGATGTCGTGATCCTGCCCAAGCTGTTCCGGCGGCTGGTGGACTACCTGTACCTCGGTGACCCCGACCACCCCGACCTGACCGGTTTCCCCGCCTTCCTCGACCAGGCCGCGGATCAGTTCTGGATCATCTCCACCGGCCACCCCACGACAGGCCTCGACGTCGTCGTCGAAGTCATGGACAGCAAGGTACGGATGACCCATCCGCCCGAGGACCTCGTCTTCGTCGAGAGCTGA
- a CDS encoding DUF6924 domain-containing protein, protein MNQLPGTLEALVVRTDFSAGGAWDELREALFSPNKDGFLANVAIVDDRMYEGLTADQALGLIPERYQHSLLVLADAVSMTSAVQPLLVVDLWAERGRCVRVAAAELWSIENNLSGANMDFEEFVDAVDDDGVFRGF, encoded by the coding sequence ATGAATCAGCTGCCCGGCACCTTGGAAGCCCTCGTTGTGCGCACTGATTTCTCGGCAGGCGGTGCTTGGGACGAGCTGCGGGAGGCGTTGTTCTCGCCCAACAAGGACGGCTTCCTGGCCAACGTCGCCATCGTCGATGACCGGATGTACGAGGGCTTGACGGCCGACCAAGCCCTCGGCCTGATTCCCGAGAGATACCAGCACTCACTTCTGGTCCTGGCGGACGCCGTCTCCATGACCTCGGCTGTTCAGCCGCTCCTCGTAGTGGACCTGTGGGCCGAGCGTGGGCGTTGTGTCCGCGTTGCGGCAGCTGAGTTGTGGAGCATCGAGAACAACCTCTCGGGCGCGAACATGGACTTCGAGGAGTTCGTCGACGCCGTCGACGATGACGGCGTGTTCCGAGGCTTTTGA
- a CDS encoding VOC family protein has translation MPEQMSAAPEGCTTVAPWVVTDDTGAFLDFVAKAFGGEELGRVATEDGLIGHGEIRVGDTVVLAFDRHADWPTMPSLLRVFVADADEAFARAVAAGGHVVTSLAHDAFGQRGGRIKDPFGNIWWVVSCVEDVSEGEMWKRLQDPVYAQAMRVAQETLDAELSGRRHGRSSAPVRKTN, from the coding sequence ATGCCCGAGCAGATGAGCGCTGCGCCGGAGGGCTGCACCACCGTGGCGCCCTGGGTCGTCACCGACGACACGGGGGCCTTCCTCGACTTCGTAGCCAAGGCGTTCGGGGGTGAAGAGCTCGGGCGGGTGGCGACCGAGGATGGCTTGATCGGTCACGGTGAGATTCGCGTCGGCGACACCGTCGTGCTGGCCTTCGACCGACACGCGGACTGGCCCACCATGCCGAGCCTGCTGCGCGTGTTTGTTGCCGATGCGGACGAGGCGTTCGCGCGAGCTGTCGCAGCCGGCGGCCATGTCGTCACCTCCCTGGCCCACGATGCCTTCGGACAGCGCGGCGGGCGTATCAAGGACCCCTTCGGCAACATCTGGTGGGTGGTGAGCTGCGTTGAGGACGTCTCGGAGGGCGAGATGTGGAAGCGACTGCAGGATCCCGTATACGCCCAGGCCATGCGCGTGGCCCAGGAGACACTCGATGCCGAGCTCAGCGGTCGACGCCACGGGCGCAGCAGTGCACCCGTCAGGAAAACCAACTGA
- a CDS encoding MBL fold metallo-hydrolase yields the protein MSHTLPCLRIGSTEIIALADGEGPFFSPRAEAFPEATPAQWAEADRYDPGAVDAEGRWRLQFRAYAIRGDKGLTVVDAGIGPADSPAASWAPVPGVLPASLAAAGIDPAEVDTVVLTHLHTDHVGWAVVTEAAVPSTGGTASAGDRRPYFPNAEYLLQRAEFDALDALNPQLRETLTDPLEAAGRLRLLDGDTWLRTGRAVATPGHTPGHQSVLVADGRELALVTGDLLVHALQLLHPELAYAHEADPEAARHSRKRMLSQQTATTLHLATPHLTEPFVSA from the coding sequence ATGTCCCACACCCTTCCCTGCCTCCGGATCGGCTCGACCGAGATCATCGCCCTCGCCGACGGCGAGGGTCCGTTCTTCTCGCCGCGAGCCGAAGCCTTCCCCGAGGCCACGCCCGCACAGTGGGCGGAGGCCGACCGCTACGACCCGGGCGCGGTCGATGCCGAGGGCCGCTGGCGGCTCCAGTTCCGCGCGTACGCGATCCGCGGTGACAAGGGCCTCACGGTCGTGGACGCCGGGATCGGTCCGGCGGACAGCCCGGCCGCCTCGTGGGCGCCCGTGCCCGGTGTGCTCCCGGCGTCGCTCGCCGCGGCGGGCATCGACCCGGCCGAAGTCGACACCGTGGTGCTCACGCATCTGCACACCGACCACGTCGGGTGGGCGGTCGTGACCGAGGCGGCCGTCCCATCCACGGGCGGCACCGCCTCGGCCGGCGACCGCCGCCCCTATTTCCCGAACGCCGAATACCTGCTCCAGCGCGCCGAGTTCGACGCCCTCGACGCGCTCAACCCGCAGCTCCGCGAGACCCTCACCGACCCGCTCGAGGCCGCCGGCCGGCTCCGGCTCCTGGACGGGGACACGTGGCTGCGCACTGGGCGCGCGGTCGCCACGCCCGGACACACGCCCGGACACCAGAGTGTGCTGGTCGCCGACGGCCGTGAGCTGGCACTGGTCACCGGCGACCTCCTGGTGCACGCGCTCCAGTTGCTCCACCCCGAACTCGCCTACGCGCACGAGGCCGACCCCGAGGCAGCCCGGCACTCAAGGAAGCGCATGCTCAGCCAACAAACCGCCACCACACTCCACTTGGCCACTCCTCACCTGACGGAACCGTTCGTCTCGGCGTGA
- a CDS encoding DUF6069 family protein, which translates to MTAPRRRLAVLALAVLAPVLVWLVADPVLGHPLRIADGEQTLDIGAVPVAVVALLASLMGWGLLAALERFGARRARAIWTGVAAAVLAVSFLPFTGDGMDGGTRLSLALMHLAVAAVLIPGLGGTSPRAGAGVARR; encoded by the coding sequence GTGACCGCGCCGAGAAGGCGCTTGGCGGTTTTGGCCCTGGCTGTTCTGGCCCCCGTCCTGGTGTGGCTGGTCGCGGACCCGGTGCTGGGGCACCCGCTGCGGATCGCCGACGGTGAGCAGACGCTCGACATCGGCGCCGTACCCGTGGCGGTCGTCGCACTGCTCGCCTCGCTCATGGGCTGGGGACTGCTGGCCGCCCTGGAGCGGTTCGGGGCGCGGCGCGCCCGCGCGATCTGGACCGGGGTGGCCGCCGCCGTACTGGCTGTGTCCTTCCTGCCGTTCACCGGCGACGGCATGGACGGCGGCACCCGGCTCTCCCTGGCACTGATGCACCTGGCGGTGGCGGCGGTGCTGATCCCGGGGCTGGGTGGCACGTCCCCGAGGGCTGGAGCCGGCGTGGCCAGGAGGTGA